Sequence from the Primulina huaijiensis isolate GDHJ02 chromosome 16, ASM1229523v2, whole genome shotgun sequence genome:
GTTTCTATTGCTGCTCTTTTGTGTCTGTTAATGTTTTTGCTAGTATTCTTGTTTTTGGCTAATATCTCTGCCTAGGCTCATATCTAAACTGTTAATGGAATAATTGCAGGTGTTGTGTCAAGTGTCTCCAACAAATTCTAACAACACCTTTACTAACAGTAATTTAGTCAGGGGAGAATACAATGATAATTGAGTTTGATCTCATTTTGTCCAAGAAAGGCAAAAAGGAGgagattgaagggaaataatTTAACCGAGCTTAATTGATATATTCTattgatttgaattattttcccTAATTTACTTTCCCTTTGTGATTTGAttgacaaaatattttagtatGGTTTTACCTTTCTTAGATGATGAGATATTGATTCAAATATATTCGAAGATTTGATTATTAGTGATAGCAAATTGATGAGATATGGTATTAgtgtttaaaaagagtttattcctaataaaactcttactttctttgtattttagGTTTCTTTGTGGAGATAGGATTcttcacctataaataagaGGTAAAGATCATTGATAAAGGTTGCTTCGATATTGACTATACACACCTACACGTCGCAGAGTTTTTGCTAAGCAAAATAATTCTCGAAGCCGTTGCTGTTTGAAGTGGTGATCGTCGTGTTGCTCTGAATGTTGCCAACATCTACATACAACATCCGTAACGATGTTGACTGAAGATTGCTTCTGATTGATCGTGCTTTTCGGGATCACGCTTTGTTTTGCTTTCTTGGTTAAGTTTttgttttggttattttatttttgaaagcatttgttttctcaaagtATTGAGTAAATTGATTTTCGTGGagatcactagtgataggtttttgtgtaaagaatttggttttctagtgattaatttttgccataaggcaccgcacaagtatttatacttgtgcatatttgaTCTTGTCAATCGATTTATTTCGAGtcaatttgtgttataaaaagattccgctgcatgaagatgttgtccgagatgttgtaaaatcttgcacaacatttaattctgacaaaacacaaatttactacTTTTACTCTTATtctgatattttcattatttattgatatCTGTCGGACAAAATAATCCTTACAGTCTCTTTAAAAAATGACTCATTTTATGTGTCTGATATAGACAGTTGAGAAATCGTTCTTACATACGTCCAAATAATACATATCCTAGATGATCTTATTTCTGTCAAGGGAGGAAAATTTATACCAAACCTTACTCCCAAATTAGCATATTGCTGCTCTTAGTAAGATCTCGTTTGACTTGGAAAGCCAATCCAAGCTCATCGGTTGATCTCCGGCTCCCACGGGGTGAGCTTCGAGCTCCAATGACCTTTCTCGACACATTTTAAGCTTTTTGAGCTTAACCAACCTCACCCGAGGATCACTCCCGTGATCGATAAAGTTGCATTTCgattgatgaatttcaaatatatttaaatatattttttataattttagaaaaGTGACATCATACACTTCAAAACCATCACTTGTATGTTTATATAGTGTTTTATGTTAATGAATatgaatttcaagttcaccAAATAACGgagatatttaaaattcattatacTTTGTTTAATTAACgtgtaaataaataatgtattgatttaagatttcattgttaataataaaatataattgaaatgcatggatttcaaattcatttatcCAAAACAACTTTTGAATCTAtggaaaatatataaacaaacacaataaataataacTGATGTTTCCATGAACATGATAATAACTTtataagatataaaaaaaacattataatataaaaataatcactaatgttgtgaaaaataaaaaaagataattttttaatgGTTTTCGTTACtaagtttttatatataaattaattgatTAGTTATTTTTTATAGTTTGCTTGTTTTTAATTATGCCATGTGAAGTTAAAAATGGAAGATACTTCAAAGCTTCTAAGCCATTaacgatttttatgttttattattgttacaaaacatatataaatgtgCATAAAGTTTATGATCACACAGCAACGCAATTGCAAGTAAAGACTCAGGCTAATTCTTTTCGTAAATTTCTttctttacaaaaaaattatgtaaaattacattttttgtaATCTATATTTGATTCATTGTGATACTAGTCATctatataaccgaatttctgtTTTACTCTTATATCTTTCGATTTTTGAcaatttcaatcatttttttttatcagaaatACTCATGTGACACACTATATATACACGTCAGCACCGTAATGGTGCCGCATTGGCATTACGTAagaaaaagactaaatttttcACGTACTAAAAAAAAGATAATGatctaaaattgaaatttaaaaatataaaaaaatcaaaatcacaaaaaacataaaaataaaatcctcaAATGTATTTTTCCGGGTAGAAACTTACTTCTATGATAATACTGACTTTGGATACTGGGAAGGTGGGCTTATAAGGACCAAGTCCAGTCCCCACTATCTTGTTGAAACTCTAGAAAGGTACTTCCAATATTTTATGGGTTCTAAAAAATGAAGGTTGTCATCTATTTGTCCCCTGTTTCCCCTCTCACTTTCTGAGTTTATAATTGTTCACAATCCATTTTCTTATAATTGTTCAAAATGAAGATGTTCTTCCTTGgttattttctcatttccaaGTTACCACTCGAGTGGTTACTTGTATTTCTTCGAGTTTTTGtctcataattttcaaaatttattctCCATTGAGATATACTTGTTCATTTGTTAAGATGAGACTGAGTGGTTCAATTCTTCCAAGTCCTTGAAATTTCTAGAACCCAATATTGAGGATGGAAACATTATTGGTTGTGTCATGCCCTATGAGTTAATGTCGTGTCTCGGTCTTGGAGCATGACAAAGAGTCGATTTCTTCAACCCCTTCCTTAATACAAATTTTCCTCACTTTCTTTAACGTGATTAGAACTACCTCAACTCATTTATAAACCCATTGTTTTCATACTCGTATGACTTTCACCTTATAGTATTATTTTAATCGTTCATTCGAAACTCCAAATCATAATTGATTGATTTCATCTTTATCGTTTTACTAAAATCTATAAATTGTTATCGATTTCTATTATATGTCATACTGGTTCTATTTCAATTTCTATTCCAATTCCAATTCGCAACTAAAACCAAAACCTGATCCGACGACATAaacaatatatatgtttatatgtaCCTTTCCACCCGTGACTGGAATTAAATTTCCCTTTCAGGCCTTTTGGTTTGGCTACTCGATATTCATGCATGATTCCTTTACACATGTATTTTCGTGGCCAAAAATCCATCAATCGATCGAGCTGCTGCTACCCAACAATAAAGAGTCACGAGAAAACATGACCCCTTGTTACATGTGTATCCCTATAATTGGAAGGGAcaatatcaattattattattattctactttttagtttatatatatatatatataaattgaatttaattgtAATAACTAATTACTTTCATGCGTATGTAGTTAAAAGTCATGGCCACCGATCCAATTTGTCTCAACTTTCGGCCATGTCTCCATGTCAATATATTTCTGGCTTAATTATACgcactaatatttaattatttgctAATCAATTGCATTGAGTTTATTATTACTGAAAGTTTGCATCTATTTGTTTCTTTATGGAATACTTTTACACAATTAGAATTAGAATTTTGTTCTTTACTCTTCGATTCACAATGTGTAAACTCTCCGGCTAACGCACAAGCTTACAAACCACGCTAGCTAAGTAAATTGTATTTGGCAAGCCATGTGCGACAAAGTCATTCAAAAAAATGTTGATAAGGAAAATCGAAATGCTGATAGTTGATCAAGTGCTATTAAATATTACTTTGAATGAAATTAACTTAATTTTTTGCCATGATAGCTactgaatattttatatttgtccCTACTAAAATTTTCTTGTTTCGATTTTGCCGGCTCCCTTGTGCTGACAGCAGTCTAATATTACAGAAAATATATAAACTATTGTTTGTATCGATAAATTTGAAtcaaaatatgtaaaaatatattatttaaaccAATTGCACTTTTTCGAATCACCAAAgttattatgattttaaattcatttaccgtcagattttaaattttactcATTTTGATTGAATTGAAATTCCCGAAGAACTATAGTAGTTTGAAATCCAATTCTCAAGGATGAAATCTGAGTTATTTTTTCACAACCCAGGTGTACATGCTTCGTTCGACTAATTATGGGAAATGACGGGCTTCCCCTTGGTTTTCTTTTCAGCGATCACAATCTATGTAGACGTTtgaaaccaaaccaaaccaaaccaaccACGACTCCTTGACTAAGTAAACACTGGCCTAATAATTAAGCTGTGAAGCGGTGGTTCTTTGGGTAAATTGCATAGttttaaagaaaacaaaagCCCTTACCTGACTCAAAGCAACAGCTCACAGGCATTGTCCTTCCAAAAATAGTGAACTCAGTATGAGTCATTTTCACGTGAGTTTGCTGCAGAAAAAGAACTAATCACAAATCCCACAACATAACAAAGAGATCCAATATTTCCCCTTGAATTAAAAATGGGATTTTGCAGAAACTGATGCATGAATCAACCTCAACTAGACGCGTGTCCATCTCTAGCATGAAAACATTCACCCTTGTGCGAAACTTGTTCAGTATAAATCTCAGCCTCAACTTCCATATGTTTCTCGCCAGTTGCTAATGTACACAACACCACACAATACAACAACTTTCTTTGAGCTTTCATCTTCTTAATTAATTCTTCTTCTTGAGAGagtgagaaaaaaaataagttgCATCAAATTCCCACAATAAGTCAGAAAGGGTACAAAGATAATCTTGCAGCCATCTGTCACAAATTTCTTGGTTCATTTGCTTTGTGCACAATGGAAATCATATATTGCTTATTCGTGTTATGGATCTTGAATGTACAATTCTTGATCCAAAATGTAGCCAATGTGGATGGAGGGAGACATCATTATCACATGAACAAGAAGCAAAAGAGTGAAATTTCACCTGAACTTACCCCAGCCGATTCCCCGGACCAATCTCCCACTGTTCCAGCAGAATCGCCTCTTCCCCAACCTGGGAACTTCTCGAGCACGAGCTGCATTTTCAATGTGTGTGATTATGGTGCAGTTGGAGACGGAGATACTGATGACACTGATGCCTTCAAGGCTGCATGGAAGGAGGCATGCCGAGTGGAAAATGGAGTGGTTCTGGTCCCATCAGATCAGGTGTTTCTTATTACTTCAACCATTTTTTCTGGACCCTGCGAGCTGGGGCTCGTTTTTCAGGTAAGATCAGAGTTATTTCCTAATGGTGTCGAATTTTGAATCAAAAAATGTGCGAAGTAATCACAAGTGAATGTTATTAATTACCGTACCTGTGAAGGTGGATGGGGTGCTAATGCCGCCTGATGGACCAGATTCTTGGCCAGAATCCGACAGCACTAAGCAGTGGCTGGTGTTTTACAATCTTGACGGCTTCACTTTCACTGGAGCTGGGACCATTGAAGGAAATGGCCAGAAGTGGTGGGATCTTCCATGCAAACCTCACAAGGTAACTAAAATCATGATTCATACACATTATGCATACATATACAGAAATTAAGTTGTATCCCTCTCTCTATACGTTGTTCATCTTGTAATTTAGAACAATATTCATAACATTTGGAACAGAAAATGACAGTAATTGCGGCGAAATATTTGTCCTTTTTAGGGTCCTAATGGAAAAACATTGCCCGGACCATGTTACAGCCCAGCGGTGAGTGATAAACTCCAAGTTCAAAATTGTCGGGCGGTGATTAGCAACTAATGAaatcgatttcatttgcatatatttatttacagTTGATTCGGTTTTTCATGAGCTCGAACTTGGTGGTGACCGGTTTGCGGATCCAAAACAGCCCACAGTTTCACATGAAATTCGACGGATGTCAAGATGTCCTAGTCGAGAAGATGTCGATCTCTTCCCCTAAGTTAAGCCCAAA
This genomic interval carries:
- the LOC140962166 gene encoding polygalacturonase At1g48100-like, translating into MEIIYCLFVLWILNVQFLIQNVANVDGGRHHYHMNKKQKSEISPELTPADSPDQSPTVPAESPLPQPGNFSSTSCIFNVCDYGAVGDGDTDDTDAFKAAWKEACRVENGVVLVPSDQVFLITSTIFSGPCELGLVFQVDGVLMPPDGPDSWPESDSTKQWLVFYNLDGFTFTGAGTIEGNGQKWWDLPCKPHKGPNGKTLPGPCYSPALIRFFMSSNLVVTGLRIQNSPQFHMKFDGCQDVLVEKMSISSPKLSPNTDGIHIENTKSVGIYNSVIGNGDDCISIGPGCSDVDIEAVTCGPSHGISIGSLGVQNSHACVSNISVRNVFMKDSDNGLRIKTWQGGTGSVTGISFENIQMDNVRNCVIIDQYYCLTKACRNQTSAVYLTDVTYRNIKGTYDVRSPPIHFACSDTIACTNITMSEVELLPYEGVLVDDPFCWNAYGLQETLTIPPIDCLQEGMPQSLEESSLIGC